A genomic segment from Aegilops tauschii subsp. strangulata cultivar AL8/78 chromosome 1, Aet v6.0, whole genome shotgun sequence encodes:
- the LOC109780103 gene encoding uncharacterized protein codes for MAAAVPNPGAADPEPAMVAVFAAVTTPSWALPISEFLENGVLPMDETETCSTGVFQHCVEQDQGIEILLDIHQGECGHHAASWSLVAKAFRHGFYSPKALQDAESLVLKCEGCQRFSKRSHQPASALWTIPIA; via the exons ATGGCCGCCGCTGTCCCTAACCCGGGGGCTGCCGACCCGGAACCCGCCATGGTGGCCGTCTTCGCCGCAGTAACGACTCCCTCGTGGGCCCTGCCCATATCAGAGTTTCTGGAGAACGGGGTTCTCCCCATGGACGAGACTGAGACCTG CTCCACCGGCGTATTCCAGCATTGCGTCGAGCAGGACCAGGGCATTGagatcctcctcgacatacacCAGGGCGAGTGCGGGCACCATGCCGCCTCGTggtccctggtggccaaggctttccgccatggtttctactCGCCCAAGGCCCTCCAAGACGCCGAGTCACTCGTCCTCAAGTGCGAGGGATGCCAGCGCTTCAGCAAGCGCAGCCACCAGCCGGCCTCGGCACTCTGGACCATCCCGATCGCCtag